The Candidatus Poribacteria bacterium genomic sequence ACGTAAACAGTAACGCGAGTAGACTAAAAACAGTACCGACTATGAATAGAAAATCAAGATGTCCTAACAGATTGGAAAGAGAGGAAACCAAGGCAGGTGCCCCTTGTGTAATCCCATTACGTGTCATGCCGAGATAGGTCGGCAATGTATCTGCTAACCCATTTGCGAAGACGCTCAAAGGGGTCGGTTTGAGGATGAGTTTGGAAACTTCCAGTTCTGGATCCAGTGGCATCCCTGGATTCATTGTGGTTTCTTCAATGTTTGTGAGTTTAACGGCTTCTTGGTAATCCACTAAATTTTGGCGATAATTTCGGTAATTTGTAGAAAGTGTCAGCGGGACGAGAAGGAGGCACATCAAAAGAAGCGCGACGAAACGGACGCTCAGAATATGATGCATAATCTCTTTTTGAATCAACGTCATTAACATTTGAATCTTCCTTTCATTCACTGTTATTGAGGATTGCGTTTTTTTGAAACTAATTTCGGTGAAGTGATGTATATTTCCCTTTTATAATTAAGGATACGGGTTTGGAGGGGAAAGGGTGCATAAAACGAAAAAACTGGATTTTCATCTCAGAAATTGTAAAAATGTTGAAATTGTTGGGTGGCTTTGAGAAGCAGCAATTTCTGATAATCAGATGTTATGTAAACCAAAACAAAAATCGTGCGGAGAACTATGTGTATCTTACATGTCTCCGCACGATTTTTAAACGCTTATGAGATAAACAGATTTGACCAAGAACTCGTCTACAGATACTTTTGGTAAAGCGCGAGTTCTTGGTCAAGGTTAACGCTTGGGACGACGCAGCACAACGCCTCCCTGTCCAGCAACCCACAGCGTCTCCCCATCTTTGACCCGCGTGATGGTATATAGGTCATTGTCAACGCCGGTATGCTCTCGTTTCCACGTTTCACCGCCATCTGTCGAATGAATGATAGTTCCAGCGGCACCGACGGCGTAGATTTCCTGTTCAGAGAGTGCCAGAATGTCATAAAGTGTTTCCGACATACCGCTCAACTTTGACTCCCAAGTGAATCCACCGTCAGTGGTGGATAGGATAATCCCAGCGCGTCCGACTGCCCATCCCTTTCGTTTGGTGACGAACGATACGCCATAAAGGTCATAACCGGCGTATGTCTCATGGAACTTCCAATATTCGCCACCGTTGACGGTTCTCTGGATGACACCGTTGGTCCCAACCGCCCAACCGAGCGGTGCAAACTTCATATCAATACCTGTGAGGTTTCGACCGGTTGAGGTGCGCTGAAATTCCCAAATCGGACCGCCATCCAGATTGTGAAGAATATCCCCATTTTCACCGACAGCCCACCCTTCAGAAAAATTGCCAAAGGCAACCTCATTTATGGAGATGTCAAAGCCCGGCGGCAGCTCTTGCCCGTTTTCTGTTGACCAATCCTCACCGTTTGCGGTGTAAAGCATGCCGCCATCGCGTTTCATCGCCCAACCCCATTTCGGATCAAGACTGATGAAGTGGACATTAACGATACGGTCAGTCGTGCCGCTCTCCAAACGCTCCCAATTTTTTCCACCGTCCTCTGTTGACAGCAGGACTCCGTTATCCCCGGCAATCCAACCGTTTTGTTCGTCGAGAAATATCACATCTCGGAAGTTATCGGGTGCTTCGCCAAATTGATGGTGCCAGGTCTTGCCGCCGTCTGTGGTAGCGTAAATCTGGCCCCCGGATTTTTGTGCCGTCTCGGTCCCACCCGAGTCGGCTCGATACACATGCCCTTCGTAAATTTGTTCCGCACCGACAGCCCAACCGTGCCCATCTTCCAAGAAATAGGCATTGGTAATTTGGGTCAAGAGTGGGTCGGCTTGTTGACGTGCCATTCTATCTACCCAACTTACAGGTTCGCTGTTCTCAGTTTCGCCTCTGGACGAAGTATGGAGCGGCTTCCAGTTTTTACCTTGGTTCTGTGTGGTGAGAATCGCCCCACCAACACCAATTCCCCACGCTTCGGCGTGATTTCGGAATTTCACGGTCTGCAGCTGGATATCCAAATACGTTCCTTTAATCTCTCGTTCTGCTTCCAGATCCCGTTTCCAACTCTCTCCGCCGTCTGTGGTAAACAGCGATGTCCCGTTCTCCATCACCGCCCAACCCAATGTGGCATTTAGGAAATGGACACCGATGCAGCGTTGGTGGGTCCTGGCTTGAATCTCCCAGTAGTCTCCACCGTCAACCGTGTGTAGAATCAATCCGCCAGTCCGCCGTTGGGGTGCAACTGCCCATCCCTCTTTGCTATTAATAAAATGCAAGTCCGTAATTGACTGCTGTGTTGCACCGGTTTGCTGAGATGTCCAAGTTTTACCGCCATCGGTTGTCCGCAGAATTTGTCCCCTATCAACGCCCAGCCATCCCTGTTTTGGGTTAATGAAGTGGATGGCACGAATACTGCCGTAGGATCGCCCGCCTGAACGTGAGGGTTGCAGACCTTCACGAATAACCTGCCACGCCTTGCCCCCGTTTTCGGTGCGTAGTAGCACACCTTGCCCACCAATCCAACCGTGGTTTTCATCAATGAAAACAATGCGCTGTAATTCTTCTGCCACGCCACTCTGTTGCAGCTGCCATGTTTTACCACCGTTTGTGGTGTGCAAAATGGTACCGCTACCTCCCACTGCCCATCCTTCCTGCGTAGATAGGAAGTAGGTATCGGTGAAATGGGTTTGTAAAGCCCCTTGACGGACGATCTCCCAGTGATATTCAATCGGTTCAATCGGTTTCTCATCGGTTTCCATTTCTTGCGCAGCAGGCGGCAACTCGGCAATGAACTGCTCCGTGTCCACAGAATAGCGCATCGCAATGCCACCTTCACCCACAAGGAGGATACCATCAGGCGAAAGCGAGAAACTATAGAGATCGTTGGACGTGCCGCTTTTCTGCGACTCCCACGTCATGCCACCATTGATAGTCGTTAAAATGACCCCTTCATCTCCAACAATTAACCCGTGATTCGCATCGGCAAAGTAGACTTTATTTAGATTTGTCTGCGTCCCACTCCGTTGAAATTTCCACGTTTTTCCGCCATCGAGCGTGTGTAAAATTTCACCGAATTGTCCAACGACCCAACCGATATGTCGGTCAACAAAGTAAGCAGCATAGAGTTCGTTGTAACTGTTGCTATTCTGTCGTTTCCACGTCAATCCACCGTCTTGGGTGTGAAAGACGATACCGGGCCACCCGACGACCCACCCCTCTGTCTCGTTGAGGAAAAAGATGCCTTTAATCATTTCGTGGAAATAGCGCGGTGCTTGTTGGACCCACGTTTCACCACCGTCTGTTGTATGGAGCACAGTCCCCAAATCCCCAACGATCCACCCCTTTTTCGGATTGATGAAGTGGAGTGCATTGAGCGTGTACCACCACCCGCTGGTTTGTCGTTCCCACGTCTGACCGGCATCGGTTGTGTGCAGGATAAGTCCGCCGTCCCCAACCGCCCAACCTTCTTTGTCGGTGGCGAAAGATAGATTACGGATGCGGTGCCATGTGTCCATCTCAATGTTCGTCCAAGTCTTGCCACTGTCGTCACTCGTCGCGATTGTGCCCTTCTCTCCGACAGCAACCGCACGGTCTGTATCCGCAAACGCGACACTTTGCAGATCATCGGCTGTCGTGCCACTTCTCATGTTCCATGTTACCCCGCCGTCGGTCGAGTGTAGGAGCGTGCCGTTCCAACCGACTGCCCATGCTTCTTTAGGACTTGTGAAGTGAACCCCCATTAAGTCATTCTTCGTTGGGGTTTCTGATAATCTCCAATTGTCCCCGCCATCTTCGGTTCGAGTGATAAACCCGCCCTGTGCGACTGCCACACCGTAGTTATCATCAATGAAATGAAAATCATTAACAGTTGGACGGACATGTCCATAAACCGGCGGAAGCCGACTATCTTGTCCTCGCCACTCTGTGCCACCATCGCTGGTATGAAAGATGCTCCCGTCCGTGCCACCACTCCATCCGTTGAAAGGGTTCGTAAAAAATACCGTATGGAGGTTACAAACCGTTGATGTTTGATCTTCTCTCACGAAATTATCCTGTTCGCGCCAGGTCTGACTGCCGTCTGTGGTAACAAAGATTTGATTGTAATCTCCAACTGTCCACCCGCGCTGCTTGTCTATGAACCAGATACCGCCAAGTCCGAATCCCCCAATTGCTTCTTGATGGTGCCATGTTTTTCCACCATTTTGTGTATATAGCAGCCCATTCTGTCCAGTGATCCATCCCGTTTTTGAATTAGTGAAAAAGACATCCATAAGCAGCGCATGGGCTTGACGTTTTTGAAGGGTCCAGTGTCGCCCACCGTCGTCGGTGATAGCGATTAATCCCTTGTCACCAACTGCCCAACCGTTACGGAGATTTGTGAAGTAAACCGCTTTGAAATCTTCATGCGTGTTCACCGTCTGTTTTTCCCAACTTACACCACCATCAGCAGTATGGAGGATCCACCCGTGATGCCCCACAATCCATCCGTGTTTGGCATCCGCAAAGTAGATATCCGTAAAATGGGTTTGCCAGTCTGCTATGCGAGTAATCTCCTTTTTTACACAACCGGTGAACAGGAAAGGAATTCCAAAAAGGATTACCATCCAAAAGCAAGTGATGTATTGAAAAATCTTTTTCATCTGTTTTACCTCCTTGGTTGATTTTACTGTGTTCGAGAGTTCGGGATTACAACCGGATCGAGTAATATTGGAGATTTCTGAGAGGGTGAATAAACACCGACTGCAGCACCCGCATCCGTAGCGAACCAGATTTTACCATGGCTGTCTTCAAATACCGACCAAACACGGTTGCTCGGTAGCCCGTCATCTGTGCTAATGTTTTGGAACGTTTCGCCGTTATACACACTCACACCAACACCGACCTCAGGGATTGGCACACTATCCGCTGCTCCGTGAACGTCAATCGTTAGCGGTAGTTTTTTACTACCTGCAAACCAGAGGTTGCCGTTGGTATCTCGCAGGATGCTCTCAACCCTATTCATCGGAAGTTCTTCGCTTTGTGGAAAGTGAACTAATTCTTTGCCATCATAGCGACGGATGCCAGTATATTCGTCACCTACGCCTTCTTGGGTAATCCAGAGATTATCCTGTGCATCAAACTGTAGGTTTGTCACTTGTCCCCTTTGCGACTGTCCCATCTCCCTGAAATCGTTTAAATTTACATCAAGGTACCGGAAATCAGACGTTTGGAGGTTGTAATAGGTAATGCCGGCGTGGCTGCCGAACCAGAGATTTCCTGCTGTATCTTGTGCAATCGCTGTAACTTCATTCCACCAATCGGGTAGGACCTCGGTCCCTGTGGGTCCGTTGAGAGTAATACTACTAAACTTTTCACCGTCGTAGCGACTCACACCCAACAAGGTCGCGAACCAAAGCGTTCCTGTTTCGTCCTCAAACAGGTCATTAATGCTACCGAAATCGTCTATGGTAAACGTCCGAAACGCTTGTCCATCATAGCGACTTATACCTTCTAATGAAGCAGGTGTCCGTGTTTTCATCTCCATTCCGTCATCGACGGCATCAGCGAGTTCGCTTAATGGCATATTCAGGTATGACATATCTATAAACTTCGGTCTCTTCAGCGCATTTGCAAGCATCCCATCCCCAAACCAGAGCATGCCCTGCCGGTCTTCAAAGACAAGACCTGTCGTGTTCCGTGGTAATCCATCTTCCATTGTGAAGGTTTGGAAGTTATCTCCATCATAACGTGTGATACCGTCGGGTGTGCCAAACCACAGCGCACCTTGATTGTCTTCAAAGATTGTGAGCACAGTATTGGATGCTAAACCATCTGCTTGGGTAATTGTTTTTTCTATAAGAAGTTTACCGGCATTGCTGGATGCGGGCTGCATGCCAGCACCCGTGTTCTGACTCGGGTGAGATGTCTGTCCGATCTGATTCCTAACATCGGGTTTAGCATCCGTATCAAGAACGATGTTGGTATCAATGATTTCAATAGTCGGTTCGGATCTCACCTCGAAACTATACGGCTTCTGAAAACGGGAAAGATACTGATTACTGGCACCTATCATCAACAGAATCACGACCGCGGCACTCCCAAGAGCTGCCCACGGTAATACAGGTTTCCCACTGGGAGGAGATACCGGGGTTATATCAGCAACCTCCCGCATGATACGCGCTGTCAAATCAGCAGATAATTCAACGCCGCCAAGCACTTCACTCACCAAGGATTCTGACGCTTTTAAACGTTCTCGTCCCCGGCGAAGTCGTCCTTTAATTGCACTCACCGACACCCCTAAGTATTTGCTAATTTCTTTAGCTGTCATTTCGCCGAGATAGTGGAGTGTCAGCACTGTGCGTTCGCTCTCTGGGAGCCTTTTCAAAAGGTTTTTAACGACTTCAGAACGGTGTTCCGCGGCTTCTGTCTCGCGTCGCTCCGACATATAATGTTGATACGAGGATTCCTCTATCTCTACCATAGGTGTATCCTCCAAAGATGGCATCGTGGATTTACGCCTTTTAAGCCAGTTAAGGGCAAGTCGATTTGCTATGACATACAGCCAGCCAGAAAAACATTTCGGATCCTTTAAAGTCCCGAGTTTTTTGTAGACTTGGATGAAAGTATCTTGCGTGATCTCTTCGGCATGGTGAAAATCACCAATCTTCCGCCAGACGAGGGCATGAACGCCCTTTTGATGCTTTTCAACTAAGGTGCTGAATGCCGAATCGTCGCCTGACAGAATCCTATAAATCAATTGAACATCATTTTCTAACATCAGAGAACCTCATAATAAACGAGTAAATCAGCACACATCTATGTTCTCCACAGATGAGATCCACGGAGATGCCACATACGCAAACTCTATTTCCAATTTCACCTAATCTTCGGGCAGGAAGCCCAATGCTTTAGCGTTGGGAGGAATGCCCGCTCCTATATTTTCCTTGAAATTCGCACTAAATTGTGGTATAATGATAGCATCAGGTTGGAGAGCAGCATTCTTAGCGTTGCCACTTGGCAATGTGCTTGCCTCCCCCTAAGAACGGGATAAACGCCTGATACCTGATATACCATGAAATTAGCCTTTAAATATCCTGTGTATCCAACACGGACACAGGAAACAACACTACTACAGTGGCTTGACCACCTTTGTGAACTTCAGAACTCTGCTCGCCATGATCGTAAAGTTGCTTGGGAGACAGAAGGTCAATGCGTTTCTTGCAACGATCAGCAAAAAAAGTTGAAAGTTGCTCGTAAAAAATATGCTGACTTTCGCGAAGTGCCACAAGATATGCAAGTCTGTGCTTTGGAACGCACCGATAAAGCGTTTGACGGTTTTTATAGACGTTGCGAAGCAGGTGCTACGAAAAAAGGGTATCCAAGGCACCGAAAACAGATTAAGTCTATGTCGTGGAAACTCCGTAAACACACACTTAAGAGTGGTGAACGTGTCCGTCAAAATCCTATTGGTGAAACTGCATGGAAGCATGACCGTTTGAAAGTGCCGAAACTCGGCGAAGTCAAGATATACATGCACCGCCCCCTTCAAGGCGATCCAAAAAGCGTTACACTTGTTAAAAAAGCGAGTGGTTGGTATGCTCATATTACCTGTGAATTCCCTGATACGCCAAAGGTGGAAGCAACCGAAGCGATTGCTGTGGATATGGGAACGACGCATTATTTGACGACTTCTGAAGGCGAAAAAGAGGACAACCCGCGTTGGTATCGTCAAGCAGAAGGCTTAACCCGAAAACATTCCAAAGACCTTTCTCGTAAGAAAAAAGGTAGCAACCGGAGTAAGAAACAACAACATAAACTCGCATTACACCATGAACGAACCGCTAACAAACGCAAAGACTTTATCGGCAAACTCGTCTACAAACTCTACCACCACTACGAAAATAATGTATTAGTGGCAGAGGACTTAAGCGTATCTAACATGGTCAAGAACAAACACCTCAGCAAAAGTATCAGCGATGCGTCTTGGAGTGCATTCTTCAAGTGGGCTGGAAACATAGCCGAAAGAGACGGTTTCCACTTCCACCAAGTTGATCCCAAGAACACCTCGCAAACATGCTCAAGTTGTGGTAAAAAGTCGCCAAAGAAACTTTCGCTGGCGATACGTACCTTTGATTGTAGGTTTTGTGGCACGTCTTTAGACCGCGACCACAACGCTGCATTAAACATACTCTTTAGGGCAGCTGCTGCCCTTCGTGGAGAGCGGTGGGTTGCCCCCCTCTATGAAGCGAGAAACAAAAACGAAGCACGAGACACGGGCTTTAAGACTGCTGAGCAACTTCTGTTGTTTGATGGACTCTTAACAAGCCCAAGTCTTTAGGCTTGGGTAGTTGACTTTATATTAAAGACACATTTTTAAAGCGAAAGGGTACATAATTTGAAAAAAATGCAAAAAATTACTCAAATTTCCGACCTTACTTTATATTAAAGACACATTTTTAAAGCGAAAGGGTACATAATTAGGAGTTAGGCAAATTGAACGATGTTATCCAAACCAAAACAAAAATCGTGCGGAGAAGTATGTGTATTTTACATATCCCCGCACGATATTTAAACGCTTACGAAATCAACGAATGTCGGTTAAAGTTTAGGACGACGCAGCACAACGCCTCCTTGTCCAGCGACCCACAGTCTCTTCCCATCTTTAACACGTGTGATGACATATAGGTCATTGTCAACGCCGGTATGCTCCTGTTTCCACGTTTCACCACCATCTGTCGAATGAATGATGGTTCCAGCGGCACCGACGGCGTAGATTTCCTGTTCAGAGAGTGCCAAAATATCGTAAAGCGTTTCCGACATACCGCTCAACTTCGACTCCCAAGTGAATCCGCCATCAGAGGTGGATAGGATAATCCCGGCGCGTCCGACTGCCCATCCCTTTCTTTTCGTGATGAACGACACGCCGTGAAGGTCGTAGCCTGCGTATGTCTCGTGGAACTTCCAATATTCGCCACCGTTGACGGTTCTCTGAATTACGCCGTTGCTCCCAACCGCCCAGCCGAGAGGTGCAAACTTCATATCAACGCTTCTGAGGTTTTTACCGGTTGAAGTGTGCTGCAATTTCCAGATCGGACCGCCGTCCAAATTGTGGATAATTTCTCCATTCTCACCGACAGCCCATCCCTCAGAGAATTTACCAAAAGCAGCTTCATTTATCGAGAGTGGAGGTAGTTGATGCTGTGGAAGATCAGGTAGTTCGCGCTGTGGAAGTTCCTGATTGTTGTCTGTTGACCAATCATCGCCATCGGTCGTATAGAGCAGGGTTCCATCCCTTTCCATCGCCCAGCCCCATTTCGGCTCAAGACTGATGAAGTGGACATCGACGATGCGGGCCATTGTATTAGTCCGCAACCGCTTCCAATTTATTCCACCGTCCTCTGTTGATAGCAAGGCTCCGTTATCTCCAGCGATCCAACCATTCTGCTCATTGAGAAACAGCACATCGCGGAAATTATCAAGCGGTTCACCGAGTTGATGGTGCCAAGTTTTTCCGCCATCTGTCGTGGCGTAAATCTGACCCGTAGATGCATCTGCTTCATTGGAGCCACCAATATCAGCCCCGACCGATTCCCTGTCGAAAATTTGTTCTCGACCCACTACCCAACCGCGCCCATCTGGTAGAAAATGCGCGTTGGTAATTTGAATTGAGTATCCAAACGGACGTTCCGCTGCCATTCTTTCTATCCAACTTTCCGAGTCACCATTTTCACTTTCCTGCCCAGACGATAAATTCAGTGTTTCCCAACTCTGACCTTGGTTTTGGGTGGTAAGAATCATCTGTCCAGCGTTAATTCCCCAAGCCGTTGCCCAAGCCTCGGTGTGATTGCGGAATTTCACCGTAACCAGATGGATATCCAAATTCAATCCTTTAATGTCTCGCCCTGTGTCCAGATCTCGTTTCCAATTCTCTCCACCATCTGTGGTAAGAAGTGAGGTTCCGTCTTCCATTATCACCCAACCCGATGTGGCATTTAGAAAATGGACACCAATGCAACGCTGATGGGTTGTGGCTTGGATTTGCCAGTAATCACCCCCATCAACCGTGTGTAGAATAAATCCACCAGTTCGTCGTTGTGGTGCAATTGCCCATCCTTCTTGACTGTTGATAAAATGCAGGTGCGTGATCGGTTGCTGGGTTGTCCCTGTTTGCTGAAGCGTCCAAGTCATACCACCATCGTTTGTACGCAGGATTTGTCCTTTATCAACGCCGACCCATCCATCTTTCGGATTGATGAAGTGTATCGCACGAATATTGCGAAAGTTTTTCAACCCTTCACGCACAACGTGCCACGTCTCGCCCCCGTTTTCTGTTCGCAGCAGTACGCCTTGACCGCTAATCCAACCGTGTTTTTTATCGATGAAGACAATCCGTTGTAATGTTTCAGTCACACCACTCTGTTGTGTCTGCCATGTCGTGCCACCATCTGTGGTCCGTAAAATGGTACCGCCGTCACCGACTGTCCACCCTTCCTGTGTAGAAGAAAAATAGGTATCGGTGAATTTGGATTGCCAACTCCCTTGACGGACGATTTCCCAATGGTATTCAATCGGTTCAATC encodes the following:
- a CDS encoding YCF48-related protein, producing MKKIFQYITCFWMVILFGIPFLFTGCVKKEITRIADWQTHFTDIYFADAKHGWIVGHHGWILHTADGGVSWEKQTVNTHEDFKAVYFTNLRNGWAVGDKGLIAITDDGGRHWTLQKRQAHALLMDVFFTNSKTGWITGQNGLLYTQNGGKTWHHQEAIGGFGLGGIWFIDKQRGWTVGDYNQIFVTTDGSQTWREQDNFVREDQTSTVCNLHTVFFTNPFNGWSGGTDGSIFHTSDGGTEWRGQDSRLPPVYGHVRPTVNDFHFIDDNYGVAVAQGGFITRTEDGGDNWRLSETPTKNDLMGVHFTSPKEAWAVGWNGTLLHSTDGGVTWNMRSGTTADDLQSVAFADTDRAVAVGEKGTIATSDDSGKTWTNIEMDTWHRIRNLSFATDKEGWAVGDGGLILHTTDAGQTWERQTSGWWYTLNALHFINPKKGWIVGDLGTVLHTTDGGETWVQQAPRYFHEMIKGIFFLNETEGWVVGWPGIVFHTQDGGLTWKRQNSNSYNELYAAYFVDRHIGWVVGQFGEILHTLDGGKTWKFQRSGTQTNLNKVYFADANHGLIVGDEGVILTTINGGMTWESQKSGTSNDLYSFSLSPDGILLVGEGGIAMRYSVDTEQFIAELPPAAQEMETDEKPIEPIEYHWEIVRQGALQTHFTDTYFLSTQEGWAVGGSGTILHTTNGGKTWQLQQSGVAEELQRIVFIDENHGWIGGQGVLLRTENGGKAWQVIREGLQPSRSGGRSYGSIRAIHFINPKQGWLGVDRGQILRTTDGGKTWTSQQTGATQQSITDLHFINSKEGWAVAPQRRTGGLILHTVDGGDYWEIQARTHQRCIGVHFLNATLGWAVMENGTSLFTTDGGESWKRDLEAEREIKGTYLDIQLQTVKFRNHAEAWGIGVGGAILTTQNQGKNWKPLHTSSRGETENSEPVSWVDRMARQQADPLLTQITNAYFLEDGHGWAVGAEQIYEGHVYRADSGGTETAQKSGGQIYATTDGGKTWHHQFGEAPDNFRDVIFLDEQNGWIAGDNGVLLSTEDGGKNWERLESGTTDRIVNVHFISLDPKWGWAMKRDGGMLYTANGEDWSTENGQELPPGFDISINEVAFGNFSEGWAVGENGDILHNLDGGPIWEFQRTSTGRNLTGIDMKFAPLGWAVGTNGVIQRTVNGGEYWKFHETYAGYDLYGVSFVTKRKGWAVGRAGIILSTTDGGFTWESKLSGMSETLYDILALSEQEIYAVGAAGTIIHSTDGGETWKREHTGVDNDLYTITRVKDGETLWVAGQGGVVLRRPKR
- a CDS encoding sigma-70 family RNA polymerase sigma factor; its protein translation is MLENDVQLIYRILSGDDSAFSTLVEKHQKGVHALVWRKIGDFHHAEEITQDTFIQVYKKLGTLKDPKCFSGWLYVIANRLALNWLKRRKSTMPSLEDTPMVEIEESSYQHYMSERRETEAAEHRSEVVKNLLKRLPESERTVLTLHYLGEMTAKEISKYLGVSVSAIKGRLRRGRERLKASESLVSEVLGGVELSADLTARIMREVADITPVSPPSGKPVLPWAALGSAAVVILLMIGASNQYLSRFQKPYSFEVRSEPTIEIIDTNIVLDTDAKPDVRNQIGQTSHPSQNTGAGMQPASSNAGKLLIEKTITQADGLASNTVLTIFEDNQGALWFGTPDGITRYDGDNFQTFTMEDGLPRNTTGLVFEDRQGMLWFGDGMLANALKRPKFIDMSYLNMPLSELADAVDDGMEMKTRTPASLEGISRYDGQAFRTFTIDDFGSINDLFEDETGTLWFATLLGVSRYDGEKFSSITLNGPTGTEVLPDWWNEVTAIAQDTAGNLWFGSHAGITYYNLQTSDFRYLDVNLNDFREMGQSQRGQVTNLQFDAQDNLWITQEGVGDEYTGIRRYDGKELVHFPQSEELPMNRVESILRDTNGNLWFAGSKKLPLTIDVHGAADSVPIPEVGVGVSVYNGETFQNISTDDGLPSNRVWSVFEDSHGKIWFATDAGAAVGVYSPSQKSPILLDPVVIPNSRTQ
- a CDS encoding transposase — its product is MKLAFKYPVYPTRTQETTLLQWLDHLCELQNSARHDRKVAWETEGQCVSCNDQQKKLKVARKKYADFREVPQDMQVCALERTDKAFDGFYRRCEAGATKKGYPRHRKQIKSMSWKLRKHTLKSGERVRQNPIGETAWKHDRLKVPKLGEVKIYMHRPLQGDPKSVTLVKKASGWYAHITCEFPDTPKVEATEAIAVDMGTTHYLTTSEGEKEDNPRWYRQAEGLTRKHSKDLSRKKKGSNRSKKQQHKLALHHERTANKRKDFIGKLVYKLYHHYENNVLVAEDLSVSNMVKNKHLSKSISDASWSAFFKWAGNIAERDGFHFHQVDPKNTSQTCSSCGKKSPKKLSLAIRTFDCRFCGTSLDRDHNAALNILFRAAAALRGERWVAPLYEARNKNEARDTGFKTAEQLLLFDGLLTSPSL
- a CDS encoding YCF48-related protein — translated: MKKIFQYITCFWMVILFGIPFLFTGCVKKEITRIADWQTHFTDIYFADAKHGWIVGHRGWILHTADGGVNWEKQTVNTNEDFKAVYFTNLRNGWAVGDKGLIAITDDGGRHWTLQRNQAHTLLMDVFFLNSKTGWIAGQDGLLHTKNGGKTWHHQEASAFGLGGIHFVDKHRGWIAGDYDRIFVTSDGSKTWRRQDQLERMEHDTSDVCNLHTVFFATPYKGWSGGTDGTIFHTTNGGTEWQTQYSRLPMIYGHVRPTVYDFHFIDDDYGVAVAQGGFIIRTEDGGKNWRLTENQTKNDLMGVHFATSKEAWAVGWNGTLLHSTDGGVTWSMRSGTTADDLQSVAFADADRAVAVGEKGTIATSNDSGKTWTNIEMDTWHRIRNLSFVTDKEGWAVGDGGLILHTTDAGQTWERQTSGWWYTLNALHFINSQKGWIVGDLGTVLHTTDGGETWVQQAPRYFHEMIKGIFFLNETEGWVVGWPGIVFHTQDGGLTWKRQNSNSYNELYAAYFIDRHTGWVVGQFGEILRTLDGGKTWKFQRSGTQANLNKVYFADANHGLIVGDEGVILTTINGGVTWESQKSGTSNDLYSFSLSPDGILLVGEGGIAMRYSVDTEQFIAELPPAAQDTETDEKPIEPIEYHWEIVRQGSWQSKFTDTYFSSTQEGWTVGDGGTILRTTDGGTTWQTQQSGVTETLQRIVFIDKKHGWISGQGVLLRTENGGETWHVVREGLKNFRNIRAIHFINPKDGWVGVDKGQILRTNDGGMTWTLQQTGTTQQPITHLHFINSQEGWAIAPQRRTGGFILHTVDGGDYWQIQATTHQRCIGVHFLNATSGWVIMEDGTSLLTTDGGENWKRDLDTGRDIKGLNLDIHLVTVKFRNHTEAWATAWGINAGQMILTTQNQGQSWETLNLSSGQESENGDSESWIERMAAERPFGYSIQITNAHFLPDGRGWVVGREQIFDRESVGADIGGSNEADASTGQIYATTDGGKTWHHQLGEPLDNFRDVLFLNEQNGWIAGDNGALLSTEDGGINWKRLRTNTMARIVDVHFISLEPKWGWAMERDGTLLYTTDGDDWSTDNNQELPQRELPDLPQHQLPPLSINEAAFGKFSEGWAVGENGEIIHNLDGGPIWKLQHTSTGKNLRSVDMKFAPLGWAVGSNGVIQRTVNGGEYWKFHETYAGYDLHGVSFITKRKGWAVGRAGIILSTSDGGFTWESKLSGMSETLYDILALSEQEIYAVGAAGTIIHSTDGGETWKQEHTGVDNDLYVITRVKDGKRLWVAGQGGVVLRRPKL